In a genomic window of Pedobacter sp. KBS0701:
- a CDS encoding TonB-dependent receptor has product MKHLYLKFLATALIMLSTITLFAQTGKGTISGKVVDSLGNGIPFANIQVKKQNIKTTSNKTGAFKLNTVSIGNHQIKVSITGYDTFEQGVSVTANDTTWVTFVLKEQTEGLNDIIVSASRRPESLSQTPSSVTVLTAKELNTQSTISPNLANILSYSVPGLGFSTNQTGNSGQTLRGRSVLVLIDGIPQSTPLRAGGRDIRSIDPSVIERVEVIKGATAIYGNGAEGGLINYITKKADNGKSFGGYSQAGITGNLKGDSTIGYRFSQQLYGKTGKFDYLVSGMFEKTGVFRDAEGLVISPEYGLGETRSYNGFVKLGYNFTPKQRLQVMYNYFSSRQHSKYLTKDGIYGQSPAIGIYGTRQGEDEGTRFNHNANLQYTSQQIFGKTDLTANVYYQDFYTIYSNSASFFGSGQSAITSTKKGARVNLNTPFNVTDQVPMQLNYGLDLMNDKTAQSLTDGRLWVPNMNMVNFAPYLQASATLINDLTIKGGLRVENINIDVDDFNTLATGANGAGSIAVQGGKLNYNALVFNAGARYSKFKFFNPFISYAQSFSVFELGRVLRAAKSNTLSQLETKPIIVNNYEAGFSSSFGKLNFSAAYYYSTSKLGANLLEVNGTYISQRIPERVYGFEIQADYQLLRELSIGGNYAQVEGKGDVDNDGNFNGEKDVYLNTTRIPPSKTTVYLKYSGIKNLSLDVNWMRVGNRDRFKTNAAGKYLIGEGPVKAFNLFNVAAVYQVTQPLKLSLGIENLLNKVYYPAISQFYGSNVNYVRGNGCRFNLSLGYAF; this is encoded by the coding sequence ATGAAACACCTATACCTGAAATTTTTAGCCACAGCACTTATTATGCTATCCACAATTACCCTTTTTGCACAAACAGGTAAAGGAACAATTAGTGGAAAAGTTGTAGATTCTTTAGGAAACGGAATACCCTTTGCCAATATACAGGTTAAAAAACAGAATATTAAGACCACTTCTAATAAAACAGGTGCATTTAAATTAAATACTGTTTCTATTGGAAACCATCAGATTAAGGTCTCTATTACAGGTTACGATACATTTGAGCAAGGTGTATCAGTTACTGCAAATGATACAACCTGGGTAACATTTGTTTTAAAAGAACAGACTGAAGGACTAAATGATATAATTGTTTCGGCAAGCAGAAGGCCAGAGTCATTATCACAAACACCATCATCAGTAACGGTGCTTACCGCTAAGGAATTAAATACACAATCAACCATTAGTCCAAATTTGGCCAACATACTTTCATATAGTGTACCGGGATTAGGTTTTTCTACCAATCAAACTGGTAACTCTGGTCAGACTTTGCGTGGTAGAAGTGTTTTGGTATTAATTGATGGTATTCCACAATCTACTCCGCTAAGAGCAGGAGGAAGAGATATCCGCAGTATAGATCCGTCAGTTATTGAGCGTGTTGAAGTGATTAAAGGCGCCACCGCTATTTATGGTAATGGTGCAGAAGGTGGTTTAATTAATTATATTACTAAAAAGGCGGATAACGGAAAATCATTCGGAGGCTATTCTCAAGCCGGAATTACAGGAAATTTGAAAGGCGACAGTACTATTGGCTACCGTTTTTCGCAACAGCTTTATGGTAAAACAGGTAAATTCGATTACCTGGTAAGCGGGATGTTCGAAAAAACTGGTGTTTTTCGCGATGCTGAAGGCCTGGTTATCTCTCCGGAATATGGTTTGGGCGAAACCAGATCTTACAACGGATTTGTAAAACTGGGGTATAACTTTACTCCAAAACAGCGTTTACAGGTAATGTACAATTATTTTAGTTCCAGGCAACATTCTAAATACCTGACCAAAGATGGCATTTACGGTCAATCGCCCGCTATAGGCATTTATGGCACAAGACAGGGGGAAGATGAGGGAACAAGATTTAACCATAATGCTAATTTACAATATACCAGTCAGCAGATTTTTGGTAAAACTGATTTAACGGCCAATGTATATTATCAGGACTTTTATACCATTTATTCTAATTCAGCATCATTTTTCGGAAGCGGTCAGTCGGCTATTACTTCTACCAAAAAAGGAGCAAGGGTTAACCTGAATACACCTTTTAATGTTACAGACCAGGTACCAATGCAATTGAACTATGGTTTGGATTTAATGAATGATAAAACTGCTCAAAGTTTAACTGATGGTCGTTTATGGGTGCCTAATATGAATATGGTGAACTTTGCACCCTACTTACAGGCTTCTGCAACTTTAATTAATGATTTAACCATAAAAGGAGGCCTGAGAGTCGAAAATATCAACATTGATGTAGATGATTTTAATACCCTGGCTACTGGTGCGAATGGTGCCGGAAGTATAGCTGTACAGGGCGGTAAATTAAACTACAACGCTTTGGTATTTAATGCCGGAGCACGTTACTCAAAATTCAAGTTTTTTAATCCTTTTATCAGTTATGCGCAGTCGTTCTCGGTATTTGAGTTAGGTAGGGTATTAAGGGCAGCAAAAAGTAATACTTTGTCTCAATTAGAAACTAAACCAATCATCGTAAACAATTATGAAGCGGGTTTTAGCAGCAGCTTTGGTAAACTGAATTTCAGTGCTGCTTACTACTACAGCACTTCTAAACTGGGCGCCAATCTTTTAGAGGTAAATGGTACCTATATTTCTCAACGTATTCCAGAGCGTGTATATGGATTTGAAATCCAAGCTGATTATCAATTACTACGTGAGCTGAGTATCGGTGGTAATTATGCACAAGTAGAAGGTAAAGGGGATGTAGATAATGACGGTAATTTTAACGGAGAGAAAGATGTATACTTAAACACAACGCGTATCCCACCTTCAAAAACTACAGTTTATCTTAAGTATTCAGGCATTAAAAACTTAAGTTTGGATGTAAACTGGATGCGTGTAGGAAATCGCGACCGTTTTAAAACCAATGCTGCTGGTAAATATTTAATCGGCGAAGGACCGGTGAAAGCCTTCAACTTATTTAACGTTGCAGCAGTATATCAGGTTACACAACCATTAAAACTATCGTTAGGAATAGAAAATTTATTGAATAAAGTTTATTACCCTGCTATTTCCCAGTTTTATGGCAGCAATGTAAATTATGTGAGAGGGAATGGATGCAGATTTAACCTCTCACTAGGCTATGCTTTTTAA
- a CDS encoding phytanoyl-CoA dioxygenase family protein — protein MATSYPTFILSEQLTPEQLDFFNTHGFIHFKNFIKSETVSSIIDASKQVEKKWIQEDIKKINGVPIKYGRDLDGSAIVQRFAFINQQHQTLSGLLMDPRFNALLQLAGDGARLGTEEKDGMVFNHYINGPESKFSKMGWHTDGLRDIFYGTKLNPMLNVGIHLSTLKPENGGLKIIPGTHKQSIYQMLFRKKYFLDNKPDAEEVAILPEAGDLTIHDGRLWHRVAESSVRGEESRRRVIYIPIIAGKYAPKNENSPTVFYQRFAGIVK, from the coding sequence ATGGCCACATCGTATCCAACCTTTATCTTATCTGAACAATTAACACCGGAACAGCTTGATTTTTTTAACACCCATGGCTTTATCCATTTCAAGAATTTTATCAAATCCGAAACGGTTTCTTCCATTATCGATGCTTCTAAACAAGTAGAAAAAAAATGGATACAGGAAGATATCAAAAAAATAAATGGTGTACCAATTAAATACGGAAGAGATCTTGATGGCTCGGCAATTGTACAACGTTTTGCCTTTATAAACCAACAGCACCAAACTTTAAGTGGCCTGTTAATGGATCCACGGTTTAACGCCTTGCTTCAATTGGCTGGCGACGGCGCACGTTTAGGTACTGAAGAAAAAGATGGTATGGTGTTTAACCACTATATAAACGGACCAGAAAGTAAATTCAGCAAAATGGGCTGGCATACTGACGGTTTGAGGGATATTTTTTACGGAACAAAACTAAATCCGATGTTGAACGTGGGGATCCACCTGAGTACTTTAAAGCCTGAAAATGGCGGATTAAAAATTATCCCCGGTACGCACAAACAAAGTATATACCAAATGCTATTTCGCAAAAAATATTTCCTGGATAATAAACCTGATGCGGAAGAAGTAGCTATCTTGCCTGAAGCTGGTGATTTAACCATTCATGACGGAAGGCTTTGGCACAGGGTTGCAGAGTCTTCTGTTCGCGGAGAGGAAAGCAGAAGACGTGTTATCTATATTCCGATTATTGCGGGTAAGTATGCGCCAAAAAATGAAAATAGTCCAACCGTATTCTACCAGCGCTTCGCAGGCATCGTTAAATAG
- a CDS encoding SDR family oxidoreductase, with product MLETKITYAMITGASKGIGRSIAIALARRKINLLLISRSADELGILQTAIKNEYGVEVHILAIDLSQAQAPKAVYSWITEKNYAIHILINNAGYGLWGKFAELDLSAQLEMCQLNMTTVTALCHLLLPILSTQEKAYILNVCSTAAYQAVPTLAIYSATKAFILSFTRALRFELKDGPVSVSCLSPGPVDTGFAHRAGLDAFNKMAEKFNMKPDEVAKIAIKGLFSGKSEIIPGFTNIISVYANRILPKGFIEKMAAGIYKT from the coding sequence ATGTTGGAAACAAAGATTACGTACGCAATGATCACCGGAGCCAGCAAAGGTATTGGCAGATCAATAGCCATTGCGCTGGCCAGGAGAAAAATCAATCTATTGCTTATTTCCCGCTCAGCTGATGAATTAGGTATATTACAAACTGCCATTAAAAACGAATATGGAGTTGAAGTGCATATCCTGGCAATTGACCTTAGCCAGGCTCAAGCCCCTAAAGCTGTATATAGCTGGATAACCGAAAAAAATTACGCCATCCATATCCTGATTAATAACGCAGGCTACGGATTGTGGGGGAAATTTGCAGAACTGGACTTAAGTGCCCAGTTAGAAATGTGTCAATTAAATATGACTACAGTAACTGCATTGTGCCATTTATTGCTTCCAATCCTGTCAACACAAGAAAAAGCATATATTCTGAATGTATGCAGCACTGCAGCCTATCAGGCGGTACCAACTTTAGCCATTTATTCGGCAACTAAAGCCTTTATTTTATCTTTTACCAGGGCATTAAGATTCGAACTTAAAGATGGTCCGGTTTCAGTAAGCTGCCTGAGTCCTGGTCCTGTTGATACAGGTTTTGCACACCGCGCCGGACTGGATGCTTTTAACAAAATGGCAGAGAAATTTAATATGAAACCCGATGAAGTGGCCAAAATTGCCATAAAAGGATTGTTCTCCGGGAAATCTGAAATTATTCCAGGTTTTACCAATATCATCAGTGTATACGCCAACAGAATCCTGCCAAAGGGATTTATCGAAAAAATGGCCGCAGGGATTTATAAGACTTAG